In Tursiops truncatus isolate mTurTru1 chromosome 19, mTurTru1.mat.Y, whole genome shotgun sequence, a genomic segment contains:
- the LOC101331782 gene encoding uncharacterized protein isoform X1 — MAAATLTDPAQGSVTFEDVAVYFSCEEWCLLDEVQIHLYLDVMLENFALVCMLGSWRGVDEETPSEENICVEGVSQIRTPRAGSSPEKAQPCKMCVPVLRDILHLAEEQGANRGQKAYTCGACGKQFYFTANLQQHRKQHIREKPFRCDVRRLAFLKSFTVYASGNLSVYSEIGKKLAANMGLQQQATNIRKEQNNSHECEAVFHSGTIHRSWGEGRKSSSHTDMYERVITSEAFCECSKCGKACTQSCNLMQHQRVHTGEKPYECSECGKSFSRSHHLSVHRKIHTGEKPYACKKCAKSFLQRSSFIQHLRVHTGEKHYECSECGKSFSKKSNFLQHKRVHTGERPYECSECGKSFIHRCQLFIHQRVHTGERPYECSECGKSFIHRCQLLIHQRVHTGERPYECNECGKSFTVRSVLQNHQRIHTGERPYECSQCEKSFIHRCQLLIHQRVHTGERPYECSECGKSFTARSALQNHQRIHTGERPYECSQCGKSFIHRCQLLIHQRVHTGERPYECSQCGKSFTARSGLQNHQRIHTGERPYECSQCGKSFIHRCQLLIHQRVHTGERPYECNECGKSFTARSALQNHQRVHTGERPYECSECGKSFIHRCHLLIHQRVHTGERPYECSECGKSFIHRCQLLIHQRVHTGERPYECSQCGKSFTARSGLQNHQRIHTGERPYECSQCGKSFIHRCQLLIHQRVHTGERPYVCSECGKSFIHRCQLLIHQRVHTGERPYVCSECGKSFIHRCQLLIHQRVHTGERPYECSQCGKSFTARSGLRNHQRVHTGERPYECSECGKLFIVISGLIKHQRVHTGERPYECNECGKSFTARAGLQNHQRIHTGERPYECKECGKSFTARSGLQNHQRVHTGERPYECMECRKSFTSRSGLRNHQSVHTGERPYECSECGKSFSQRQILSTHRKIHTGERPHECKECGKSFIQKCSLIHHQRVHRGENAL, encoded by the exons ATGGCGGCGGCTACGCTGACGGACCCGGCTCAG GGCAGTGTGACCTTTGAGGATGTGGCCGTGTACTTCTCCTGCGAGGAATGGTGTCTTCTTGATGAGGTTCAGATACACCTGTACCTTGATGTCATGCTGGAGAACTTTGCCCTTGTCTGCATGCTGG GTTCTTGGCGTGGAGTCGATGAAGAGACACCTTCTGAAGAGAACATATGTGTGGAGGGAGTATCACAGATTAGGACCCCCAGGGCAGGTTCATCTCCTGAGAAGGCCCAGCCCTGTAAGATGTGCGTCCCAGTCTTGAGAGACATTTTGCACTTGGCTGAAGAGCAGGGAGCAAATAGGGGCCAGAAAGCATACACATGTGGGGCATGTGGGAAACAGTTCTATTTCACTGCAAACCTTCAACAGCACCGGAAGCAGCACATTAGAGAGAAACCCTTCCGATGTGATGTGAGGAGACTTGCATTTCTGAAGAGCTTCACAGTCTACGCATCAGGGAATCTCTCTGTGTACAGTGAAATTGGGAAGAAATTAGCAGCCAACATGGGACTTCAGCAACAGGCCACTAATATCAGGAAGGAACAAAACAACAGTCATGAGTGTGAAGCTGTTTTTCACAGTGGAACAATTCATCggagctggggagaaggcagaaaatCCTCCAGCCACACAGATATGTATGAGAGAGTCATCACTAGTGAAGCGTTTTGTGAGTGCAGCAAATGTGGGAAAGCCTGCACCCAAAGTTGTAATCTTATGCAGCaccagagagttcacactggagaaaagcctTATGAGTGCAGCGAATGTGGAAAATCCTTTAGCCGAAGCCACCACCTCAGTGTGCATAGGAAGATCCACACCGGAGAGAAGCCTTATGCATGCAAGAAATGTGCTAAATCTTTTCTCCAAAGGTCCAGCTTCATTCAACATCtgagagttcacactggagaaaagcattatgaatgcagtgaatgtggaaaaTCTTTTAGCAAAAAGTCCAATTTCCTTCAACATAAGAGAGTTCatactggagaaaggccttatgagtgcagtgaatgtgggaaatcctttaTCCATAGATGTCAACTTTTTATACACCAGAGagttcacacaggagaaaggccttatgagtgcagtgaatgtgggaaatcctttaTTCATAGATGTCAACTTCTTATACACCAGAGagttcacacaggagaaaggccttatgagtgcaatgaatgtgggaaatcttttacAGTTAGGTCTGTCCTGCAAaatcatcagagaattcatactggagagaggccttatgagtgcagccAATGTGAGAAATCCTTTATCCATAGATGTCAACTTCTTATACACCAGAGAGTTCACACAGGAGAAAgaccttatgagtgcagtgaatgtgggaaatcttttacAGCTAGGTCTGCCCTCCAAaatcatcagagaattcatactggagagaggccttatgagtgcagccAATGTGGGAAATCCTTTATCCATAGATGTCAACTTCTTATACACCAGAGagttcacacaggagaaaggccttatgagtgcagccaatgtgggaaatcttttacAGCTAGGTCTGGCCTCCAAaatcatcagagaattcatactggagaaagACCTTATGAATGCAGCCAATGTGGGAAATCCTTTATTCATAGATGTCAACTTCTTATACaccagagagttcacactggagaaaggccttatgagtgcaatGAATGCGGGAAATCTTTTACAGCTAGGTCTGCCCTCCAAAatcatcagagagttcacacaggagaaaggccttatgagtgcagtgaatgtggaaaaTCCTTTATTCATAGATGTCACCTTCTTATACACCAGAGagttcacacaggagaaaggccttatgagtgcagtgaatgtgggaaatcctttaTTCATAGATGTCAACTTCTTATACACCAGAGagttcacacaggagaaaggccttatgagtgcagccaatgtgggaaatcttttacAGCTAGGTCTGGCCTCCAAaatcatcagagaattcatactggagaaaggccttatgagtgcagccAATGTGGAAAATCCTTTATCCATAGATGTCAACTTCTTATACACCAGAGagttcacacaggagaaaggccttatgtgtgcagtgaatgtgggaaatcttttatTCATAGATGTCAACTTCTTATACACCAGAGagttcacacaggagaaaggccttatgtgtgcagtgaatgtgggaagtcCTTTATTCATAGATGTCAACTTCTTATACACCAGAGagttcacacaggagaaaggccttatgagtgcagccAATGTGGGAAATCGTTTACTGCTAGGTCTGGCCTCCGAAATCATCAGAGAGTTCATACTGGAGAAAgaccttatgagtgcagtgaatgtgggaaattgTTTATTGTTATTTCTGGCCTTATTAAacatcagagagttcacacaggagaaaggccttatgagtgtaatgaatgtgggaaatctttcACTGCAAGAGCTGGCCTCCAAaatcatcagagaattcacacgggagaaaggccttatgagtgtaaggaatgtgggaaatcttttacTGCGAGATCTGGCCTCCAAAatcatcagagagttcacacaggagaaaggccttatgagtgtaTGGAATGTAGGAAATCTTTT
- the LOC101331782 gene encoding uncharacterized protein isoform X2, with the protein MCVPVLRDILHLAEEQGANRGQKAYTCGACGKQFYFTANLQQHRKQHIREKPFRCDVRRLAFLKSFTVYASGNLSVYSEIGKKLAANMGLQQQATNIRKEQNNSHECEAVFHSGTIHRSWGEGRKSSSHTDMYERVITSEAFCECSKCGKACTQSCNLMQHQRVHTGEKPYECSECGKSFSRSHHLSVHRKIHTGEKPYACKKCAKSFLQRSSFIQHLRVHTGEKHYECSECGKSFSKKSNFLQHKRVHTGERPYECSECGKSFIHRCQLFIHQRVHTGERPYECSECGKSFIHRCQLLIHQRVHTGERPYECNECGKSFTVRSVLQNHQRIHTGERPYECSQCEKSFIHRCQLLIHQRVHTGERPYECSECGKSFTARSALQNHQRIHTGERPYECSQCGKSFIHRCQLLIHQRVHTGERPYECSQCGKSFTARSGLQNHQRIHTGERPYECSQCGKSFIHRCQLLIHQRVHTGERPYECNECGKSFTARSALQNHQRVHTGERPYECSECGKSFIHRCHLLIHQRVHTGERPYECSECGKSFIHRCQLLIHQRVHTGERPYECSQCGKSFTARSGLQNHQRIHTGERPYECSQCGKSFIHRCQLLIHQRVHTGERPYVCSECGKSFIHRCQLLIHQRVHTGERPYVCSECGKSFIHRCQLLIHQRVHTGERPYECSQCGKSFTARSGLRNHQRVHTGERPYECSECGKLFIVISGLIKHQRVHTGERPYECNECGKSFTARAGLQNHQRIHTGERPYECKECGKSFTARSGLQNHQRVHTGERPYECMECRKSFTSRSGLRNHQSVHTGERPYECSECGKSFSQRQILSTHRKIHTGERPHECKECGKSFIQKCSLIHHQRVHRGENAL; encoded by the coding sequence ATGTGCGTCCCAGTCTTGAGAGACATTTTGCACTTGGCTGAAGAGCAGGGAGCAAATAGGGGCCAGAAAGCATACACATGTGGGGCATGTGGGAAACAGTTCTATTTCACTGCAAACCTTCAACAGCACCGGAAGCAGCACATTAGAGAGAAACCCTTCCGATGTGATGTGAGGAGACTTGCATTTCTGAAGAGCTTCACAGTCTACGCATCAGGGAATCTCTCTGTGTACAGTGAAATTGGGAAGAAATTAGCAGCCAACATGGGACTTCAGCAACAGGCCACTAATATCAGGAAGGAACAAAACAACAGTCATGAGTGTGAAGCTGTTTTTCACAGTGGAACAATTCATCggagctggggagaaggcagaaaatCCTCCAGCCACACAGATATGTATGAGAGAGTCATCACTAGTGAAGCGTTTTGTGAGTGCAGCAAATGTGGGAAAGCCTGCACCCAAAGTTGTAATCTTATGCAGCaccagagagttcacactggagaaaagcctTATGAGTGCAGCGAATGTGGAAAATCCTTTAGCCGAAGCCACCACCTCAGTGTGCATAGGAAGATCCACACCGGAGAGAAGCCTTATGCATGCAAGAAATGTGCTAAATCTTTTCTCCAAAGGTCCAGCTTCATTCAACATCtgagagttcacactggagaaaagcattatgaatgcagtgaatgtggaaaaTCTTTTAGCAAAAAGTCCAATTTCCTTCAACATAAGAGAGTTCatactggagaaaggccttatgagtgcagtgaatgtgggaaatcctttaTCCATAGATGTCAACTTTTTATACACCAGAGagttcacacaggagaaaggccttatgagtgcagtgaatgtgggaaatcctttaTTCATAGATGTCAACTTCTTATACACCAGAGagttcacacaggagaaaggccttatgagtgcaatgaatgtgggaaatcttttacAGTTAGGTCTGTCCTGCAAaatcatcagagaattcatactggagagaggccttatgagtgcagccAATGTGAGAAATCCTTTATCCATAGATGTCAACTTCTTATACACCAGAGAGTTCACACAGGAGAAAgaccttatgagtgcagtgaatgtgggaaatcttttacAGCTAGGTCTGCCCTCCAAaatcatcagagaattcatactggagagaggccttatgagtgcagccAATGTGGGAAATCCTTTATCCATAGATGTCAACTTCTTATACACCAGAGagttcacacaggagaaaggccttatgagtgcagccaatgtgggaaatcttttacAGCTAGGTCTGGCCTCCAAaatcatcagagaattcatactggagaaagACCTTATGAATGCAGCCAATGTGGGAAATCCTTTATTCATAGATGTCAACTTCTTATACaccagagagttcacactggagaaaggccttatgagtgcaatGAATGCGGGAAATCTTTTACAGCTAGGTCTGCCCTCCAAAatcatcagagagttcacacaggagaaaggccttatgagtgcagtgaatgtggaaaaTCCTTTATTCATAGATGTCACCTTCTTATACACCAGAGagttcacacaggagaaaggccttatgagtgcagtgaatgtgggaaatcctttaTTCATAGATGTCAACTTCTTATACACCAGAGagttcacacaggagaaaggccttatgagtgcagccaatgtgggaaatcttttacAGCTAGGTCTGGCCTCCAAaatcatcagagaattcatactggagaaaggccttatgagtgcagccAATGTGGAAAATCCTTTATCCATAGATGTCAACTTCTTATACACCAGAGagttcacacaggagaaaggccttatgtgtgcagtgaatgtgggaaatcttttatTCATAGATGTCAACTTCTTATACACCAGAGagttcacacaggagaaaggccttatgtgtgcagtgaatgtgggaagtcCTTTATTCATAGATGTCAACTTCTTATACACCAGAGagttcacacaggagaaaggccttatgagtgcagccAATGTGGGAAATCGTTTACTGCTAGGTCTGGCCTCCGAAATCATCAGAGAGTTCATACTGGAGAAAgaccttatgagtgcagtgaatgtgggaaattgTTTATTGTTATTTCTGGCCTTATTAAacatcagagagttcacacaggagaaaggccttatgagtgtaatgaatgtgggaaatctttcACTGCAAGAGCTGGCCTCCAAaatcatcagagaattcacacgggagaaaggccttatgagtgtaaggaatgtgggaaatcttttacTGCGAGATCTGGCCTCCAAAatcatcagagagttcacacaggagaaaggccttatgagtgtaTGGAATGTAGGAAATCTTTT